In Thalassotalea fonticola, a single genomic region encodes these proteins:
- the pdsO gene encoding sortase-associated OmpA-like protein PdsO, with product MNKTMTAVALSSAILTSSFIASQAYAEEKNIIEHIEEIPTEEKVGVSIGAVIGGIFGGPPGAFITAIAGDFIAKHIIAEEEIGVLESQVEKQQLSARNAKNKHNSEIKSLEMQYQQEVMNIANSYENSEKAQVENILVSLMFRTGSSVIEPHYEQQVQALAKVLQRSKHLNIDLSGYTDKQGDEQLNLKLAEQRIASVKQLLLDEGIDEQRIFTNAFGEMAPVDETIASEVNYFDRRVVMKLKVDSEEVAKQANL from the coding sequence ATGAATAAAACAATGACAGCAGTCGCACTCAGCTCAGCAATACTTACTTCTTCTTTCATCGCATCACAAGCGTATGCGGAGGAAAAAAATATTATTGAACATATTGAAGAAATCCCAACTGAAGAAAAAGTAGGGGTAAGTATTGGTGCCGTTATAGGCGGTATTTTTGGTGGTCCTCCTGGGGCATTTATTACCGCCATTGCTGGCGATTTTATTGCTAAACATATAATCGCTGAAGAAGAAATTGGAGTTTTAGAGTCACAGGTTGAAAAACAACAACTCAGCGCCAGAAACGCTAAAAATAAGCATAACAGTGAAATTAAAAGCCTTGAGATGCAATACCAACAAGAAGTAATGAACATTGCCAACAGCTATGAAAATAGCGAAAAAGCACAAGTCGAAAATATATTAGTTAGCTTGATGTTTAGAACGGGCTCGAGTGTTATAGAACCGCATTATGAGCAGCAAGTACAAGCGCTGGCAAAAGTATTACAACGATCGAAGCACTTAAATATTGATTTATCTGGCTACACCGATAAACAAGGTGATGAACAGCTAAACCTGAAATTAGCTGAGCAGCGCATTGCCAGCGTTAAACAATTATTACTTGATGAAGGTATCGATGAGCAACGAATATTTACTAATGCGTTTGGTGAAATGGCCCCGGTAGATGAAACCATCGCCTCAGAAGTTAACTACTTTGACCGACGTGTAGTTATGAAATTAAAAGTTGATAGTGAGGAGGTGGCCAAACAAGCAAATTTATAA